In the Streptomyces spororaveus genome, AGGTTCATCAGGCTTACCTTCTCAATGCGGAGAATCAGAACTGACGGAATGGTCAGGAATGCATGGAGGGGAGAGGGAAAAACTCGGGGGAAGGCGGGGAAAGCGCACGGCGCGGACGCCGGGATCAGGCGTCGAGCAGCTGGAGTCGCACCTTGTCGGGCTTTCCGTTGCCGTTCAGCGGCAGGGCGTCGACGACGCTGATCCTCTCGGGCACGTGCAGCCCGGAGAGGGACTGGGCGAGGTGGGCGCGGATGGCGTCGGTCTCCAGCGGCACCGCCGGGTCGCCCACGATCGTGGCGTACAGGTGCTCCACGCCGTCCTGGTCCCGCACTCCGTACACCGCGGCGTGCCGGACGCCGGCGAGCGAGAGGATCTCCCGTTCGACGACCGTCGGGTGGACCTTGACGCCGTTGACCTTGACCACGTCGGCCACCCTGCCCAGGAGGTGCAGATAGCCGTGTTCGTCGGTGTATCCGATGTCGCCGGTGTGGTACCAGCCGTCACGCAGGACCTTCGCCGTCGCCGCCGGGTCCCCGGTGTAGCCGTCCATCATGTGCGGGGTGCGCACGCGGACTTCACCCACCTCACCGGTGCCGAGCGGCGCTCCCGTCTCCTGGTCGCCGACGACGACCTCCACGTCGGGGAAGGGCCGCCCGACCGTGGTCGAGAGCCACGGGTCCAGGTGCTCGTGGGGGAAGAGCGTGGTGAGCCGGCCGGTCTCTCCCGTGCCGTACGCCTGCACCATGATGAGGCCGAAGGCCTTCACGGCCTGGGCGATCCTGGCGGGTGCCGCGGCGCTGCCGCTGTAGATGAGCCGCTGCAGCGGGGCCAGGCGGCCCTCCTCGACATCCCGCAGTCCGCGCTCCTCCAGGTGGTCGAGCAGCTGGAACAGGTGGACCGTCGCCATGAAGGTCCACGCGATGCCCTCGTCGGCCACCGTGTTCACGAACTGCTCGGCGTCGAAGTTCTCGTGCAGGTGGACCTCGCCGCCCAGCGCCAGGGCGGTGTCCGCCATGCTGCCGACGGTGTGACTCAGCGGCGTGGTCACCAGGAGCTTGACGCCCCCGGCCTCGCCACCGGCGGCCACCTGGCCCCGGACCAGGCCGTTCCATGCCCGGCCCGCCATCCGGATGCCCTTCGGCCGTCCGGTGCTGCCGCTGGTGAACGTGATGAGGGCCAGCGCGTCCGGGTCCAGCGGCACCGCGCGCGGGGCGTCGTCCGTACGTTCCGTCTTCCCGGTGTCGGCGGCACCCGGCAGGCGCGTCACGGGCAGTCCCCCGGTGCCCGCGGCGAGTTCGGCGGCGCGCGGCGCGTTCTCGGCGTCCGTGTAGACGGTCACGGCCTGGGTGTCCCGCAGGATCTGGATCTGCTGGTCCAGCGGAAGGGCGACCTCGCTGGTTCCCGGGTTGGTCGACCGCAGGTAGCACACCGCGCCGCCGAGCAGATGCGCCGCATAGCGTGCCGTGAGCATCTCCGGGCTGTTGGGCGCCACCAGAACGGCCACGACATCGCCCGCGCGCACGCCGTTGTCGTGCAGTGCGTGGAACGCCTCGGTCACCGACCGGACCAGTTCGCCCCGGGAGAGCGTCTCGCCTCGCCAATTCACAGCGGGGCGATCCGGTGCCGCCTCAAACACCGCGAGGATGTCCGACACATAACTCTGGCTTGCGCTCCACCAATGTTCCTGCGGGGTCACAACGCTCTCCCTTTCCATTCCTGCTCCCGGACAGCGATCCACTGGTCCGGGGTCGGTTTTCATTCTGTTCGCGCGGAGCGGCGGGGTGTGAGTACGTTCGGGCCGCCGGAACGGCGCACCGGATCGGCGCCGCCGGGCGGGGTAGCCGGTCGGGGTAGCCGATCGGGTACCCCGCGCGGCGGGCGGCGGTGCGGGCCGTGGGGCGGGTACGCCGGAAGCCGGCACCGCATGGCGCGGTGCCGGCTTCCGGCTTCTGGTACGGGGGTGGTTACTGCGCGACACCCCAGCGGACCGGGGCTATCTGCTTGGACATGATGGTGATCAGCTCGTAGGCCGCGTGGGACGCGGCCACCGAGGTGATGTCGGCGTGGTCGTAGGCCGGAGCGACCTCCACGATGTCGGCGGAGACCAGGTGGCAGTCGGCGAGCCCGCGCAGGATCTCCAGCAGCTCGCGGGAGGTGAGGCCGCCCGCCTCCGGAGTGCCGGTGCCCGGGGCGTGCGCCGGGTCCAGGACGTCGATGTCGATGGAGATGTAGAGGGGACGGTCGCCGACGCGCTCGCGCAACTGCTGGGCCACCTCGTCCACACCGCGCCGCATCACGTCGGCCGAGGTGACGATGCCGAATCCCAGCTTCTCGTCCTCGTCGAGATCCTTCTTGCCGTAGATCGGACCGCGGGTTCCGACGTGGGAGAGGGCGGAGGTGTCGAGGATGCCCTCCTCCACGGCACGGCGGAAGGGCATGCCGTGGGTGTACTGCTGCCCGAAGTAGTCGTCCCAGGTGTCCAGATGGGCGTCGAAGTGCAGGACGGCGACGGGACCGTGCTTCTTCGCCACGGCACGCAGCATCGGCAGGGCGATGGTGTGGTCGCCGCCCAGGGTCATCAGCCGGGCGCCGCTGGAGAGGAGGTCGTCGGCGGCCGCCTCGATCGTTTCCACGGCGTCGTTCAGGTCGAAGGGATTGGCGCTGATGTCGCCGGCGTCCGCGACCTGGCTGTAGTGGAACGGGTAGACGTTCTGCGCTGGGTTGTAGGGGCGCAGGGTGCGGGACGCCTCCCGGATGGCGTTGCCGCCGAAGCGGGCGCCCGGACGATAGGTGACGCCGCTGTCGAAGGGCACTCCGACCACGGCGATGTCCGCCTTCTCCACCTGGTCGAGCCGCGGTACGCGGCCGAACGTCGCGGGGCCCGCGAAGTGCAGCGTCCGGTCGGTCTCCGTGGGCGGCAACGGCGGGTTCACTCCGTTGGGGTGCGCGGTCATGGTGCGATCAGTGCCTTTCCATGGGTACGGCGGGTCGGATCCGTGCGGGTGCGGGCGGACCCGACGCTCACTGAGGGGGGTTGCCGTGCTTGCGCGGCGGCAGGTCCGCGTGCTTCGTACGGAGCATGGCGAGGGATGCGATCAGCACCTGGCGGGTCTCGGCGGGGTCGATGACGTCGTCGACGAGGCCGCGCTCGGCCGCGTAGTACGGGTGCATGAGTTCGGCCTTGTACTCCTTGACCATGTGCTCACGCATGGCCTCGGGGTCCTCGGCGTCCGCGATCTGCTTGCGGAAGATGACGTTGGCCGCGCCCTCGGCGCCCATCACGGCGATCTCGTTGGTCGGCCAGGCGTAGGTGAGGTCGGCGCCGATGGACTGGGAGTCCATGACGATGTACGCGCCGCCGTAGGCCTTGCGCAGGATCAGCGAGATCCGCGGGACGGTGGCGTTGCAGTACGCGTACAGCAGCTTGGCGCCGTGGCGGATGATGCCGCCGTGCTCCTGGTCGACGCCCGGCAGGAAGCCGGGGACGTCCAGCAGCGTGATGATCGGGATGTTGAAGGCGTCGCACATCTGGACGAAGCGCGCGGCCTTCTCCGAGGCCCCGATGTCCAGCACGCCGGCCAGGTTCTGCGGCTGGTTGGCGACGATGCCGACCACCTGGCCGTCCAGGCGGGCGAGCACGCAGAGGATGTTGCGGGCCCAGTTCTCGTGGATCTCCAGGTGGTCGCCGTCGTCGACGATCTCCTCGATGACCTTGAGCATGTCGTAGGGGCGGTTCCCGTCCACCGGTACGAGGTCCAGCAGGGCGTCGGAGCGCCGGTCGGCCGGGTCCTCGGCCCGGACCGAGGGCGGGTTCTCGCGGTTGTTGGAGGGGAGCATCGCCAGCAGGTACCGGACCTCGGCGATGCAGGTCTCCTCGTCGTCGTACGCGAAGTGCGCGACGCCCGAGGTCCCGGCGTGCACGTCCGCGCCGCCGAGCCCGTTCTGCGTGATCTCCTCGCCGGTGACGGCCTTGACCACGTCCGGACCGGTGATGAACATCTGCGAGGTCTCCCGGACCATGAACACGAAGTCCGTCAGCGCCGGGGAGTAGGCCGCACCGCCCGCGCACGGACCGAGCATCACACTGATCTGCGGGATGACGCCCGAGGCCTTGGTGTTGCGCTGGAAGATGCCGCCGTAACCGGCCAGGGCGGAGACGCCCTCCTGGATACGGGCGCCGGCGCCGTCGTTCAGGGAGACCAGCGGGGCACCGGCCGCGATGGCCATGTCCATGATCTTGTGGATCTTCGTGGCGTGGGCCTCGCCCAGGGCACCGCCGAAAATCCGGAAGTCGTGCGCGTAGACGAAGACCGTACGGCCCTCGACCGTGCCCCAGCCGGTGATGACACCGTCGGTGTAGGGCTTCTTGTTCTCCAGGCCGAACCCGGTCGCCCGGTGCCGTCGCAGCTGCTCGACCTCCCGGAAGGAACCCTCGTCCAGCAGCAGCGCGATGCGCTCACGGGCGGTCAGCTTGCCCTTGGCGTGCTGCGCCTCCGTCGCCCGGTCGCTCGGCCCGCGCACCGCCTGCTCGCGAACGGCATACAGCTCGGCCACTTTCCCGATGACGGTCGTCGTCATGCGCCATCTCCACCCTGGCCCGGCGATGCGGGCGGCTCTGCGTTCCGATGGGCCTCAAAGGCTCACATCAGGCCATTCAAACGAGCGGTGCAATGACTTCTCCACCATCAGCTACCCCTACTCTTCGCGCAATCACCCCTAGAAGTCCGCCGACGATGCGGGAACTCCGCCGGGTTCCGGGCCGCCGGGAGTCCGTTCGAGCGGCTGGATTTCTTTGAGGTTTTCCTGAGGTTCTTATTCTTTCCCGGCGCCCCGGGCCCATGACCAGCCGCGATGGACGTCTTCCCGCAACCAAGCGTCCATTTGGTTGAGTTACCCGTGAAGCCGGTCGACATGATCCCGCAATGGCACGCGCTCAATCGGCCCCCGGGACATTGGTACAGTTCGAACGGACCCGCCGAACGGGAAGAACTGGGGTGTCGTCCGGCCTGTAGTGAGCGCAGTGAGCCCTCATGCGCTCCTTACGCGCCGACAACTATGCCTGTACGTGCGGGTACGGGGAGAGTGTCCACGTTGCGGAAATAGCATCCGGCGTACGCCACTTCAATCGCATCGGGAAGGCTTTTGCAGCTGTGTTGGTGGAGCGGGACGAACAGATCGAAAGACTGACCTCCTTCGTATCCGGTGTCGCATCCGGCACGGCGCCCGGAACGACGGCCGGGACCGGCCGGATCGCCGTGATCAACGGGCCTGTGGCTTCGGGGAAGACGGCGCTCCTCCATCGCGTACTGGAGCTCACGGCCGACGCGGGACCGCGTGTCCTCACCGCGGTGACCTCACCCGCGGAGCAGGCGATGCCGTTCGGCGTGGTGGAGCAGCTGCTGCGTGACGCCCAGGCCGGCCCGGACGTGGCGCTGGGATCGGATCCGCGGGCGGAGTCGGAGCCGGTCCCCGCCGAGACCCTCATGGCCTTCCAGTCCCAGCTCGCGGGAGTCTGCGCGCGGGGGCCGGTCCTGATCGCCCTCGACGACGTGCAGTACGCCGATCCGCAGTCGCTGCAGTGCCTCGCGCACGCGCTGCACCGGGCCCCCTCCTCCGGTGCCGTGATCTCGCTGATGGTGACCCGCGGCCCGGACGCGGGCGGCACACCGCCACGCGTCCTGGAGGAACTGCTGCACCGGTCGCGGGGGTTGCACATCCGGCTGAGTCCGCTCAGCGTCGACGGCGTCGGCCGGCTGCTCGCGGCCCGGGCCCCGGAGTCCGGTACGGAGCAGCCCGCGGCCCACGCGTCACGGTCCGCTCCGCCGGCCGTGTCCGTCCACGCGGCGACCGGTGGCAACCCCCTGCTCGTCCATGGGCTCATCGAGGACCGGCTCAGCCTGCAGCGGCTCTCGGCGGCCGGCCCGGACGCCGCGGACCACCCGCACCCGCAGGGCGTCATGGACGGCCAGGACCACGTGACCCCGACGGGCGCGGTGGACCCGCTCGATCCCTCGGACGGCGACGACGCCGTCTGCGCGGGCCCCGGCATCCACATCACCGAGGACATGGACCTCGGCATCGGCCGCGAGGAGCACGTACCCGGTGCGGGCACCGCGTCGGCCGGGGCCGGGGACGCCGTCGACGGCACGCCCCCCGCGGGCGAACAGTTCCTGCACAGCGCACTGATCTGTGTGCACCGCACGGGGTCCGACGGCCTGCGGGTCGCCCAGGGCATCGCCCTGCTGGGCTGCGTCGGATCGGTGGCGCTGCTCGCCCGGCTCGTGGAGGTCGAGGAGCGGACCGTGGAACAGGTGGTCACCGCCCTCGACGAGGCGGGGGTCCTGGAGAATTCCAGGTTCCGGCACGACGGCGTGCGGACCGCGGTGGTGGAGAGCCTGACCGACGACGCGGCGACGCGGCTGCGCCGGCGGGCGGCCCTGCTGCTGTACGAGGACGGGGCGGCACCGCTGACCGTCGCGGCCCAACTGCTCAGCCACGAGATGCGCGCCCCCGACGAGGAGTGGGTGTCGCGGGTGCTGAGCGAGGCCGCGCGTGCGGCGCTGGCCGTGCAGCGGGTCGGGTTCGCGGTGCGCTGTCTGCGGATGGCGGAGAGCTGCTGCCGCGACGAGACGGAGCGGATGCAGCTGCGGGCGAACCTGGCCAAGTTCATCTGGCGGGTCAAACCGTCCGCGTGGGCCCACCAGTTACGGTCACTGCTGGGGGCGGTACGGGACGGCCTGCTGCCGCCCGTCGACACCGTGCGGCTGGTCTGCGACCTGTTGTGGAACGGCTGGACGGACGACGCGGCCACCGCGATCCGCCAGGCTGTCGACGAGCTGCACCAGTCCCCGGACGCCGTCCTCGCCGCCGAGCTCAGGGCGCTGCGGCTCATCCTGGCCAGCACGTATCCGACGGCGCTCGAACACATGGGTGACGGGCCGGTCCCGGCACACGGCGGCGGCGAACGTCCGTCGGCGCCGTTGGAGAGCCGCCTGGCCGCGGCGAGGGTGCTGCACGGCGTGCTGCGCGGCAGCGGGGGAACGCGGGACGCGGCGGCGGAGGACTTCGCCGACAGCGCCGAACGGACGCTGACCAGCACGCGGCTGACGGAGGAGACACACCTCGGCATGCGCGCGTGCCTGCTGGCGCTCCTCTACGCGGACCGGCTGGGTACGGCGACCCTGTGGGCCGACCGGCTGCTGGTGGAGGCCGCGGACCTCGGGGCGCCCGGGTGGACGGCGGTGCTGCGCGCGATGCGCGCGCACATGTCGCTGCGCCGGGGCCATCTGGCGGAGAGCAGCCGGCTGGCGGAGCAGGCGCTGGAGCAGGTGCCGCCGCACAGCTGGGGCGTGGGCATCGGGATGCCGCTGTCGGCCCTCATCGAGGCGCGGACGGCGATGGGCGACCACGAGGCCGCGGCGGAGCTGGTGCACCGCCCGGTGCCCGAGGAGATGCTCATGACGCGCTACGGGCTGCACTATCTGTACGCGCGCGGCCGGCACCAGCTGGCCACAGGGCGCCATCACGCGGCGCTCAACGACTTCACGGCCTGCGGCGAGCTGATGCGGCGCTGGGACATGGACCGTTCGGCGCTGGTGCCCTGGCGGGTCGGCGTCGCCGAGGCCTGGCTGGCACTGGGCAGCCGCGACCAGGCGGAACGTTTCGCCCGCGAGCAGCTCGCCGGTGACGCCGGTCAGCGGGTGCGCGGCCACGCGCTGCGGGTGCTCGCGGGGGCCCGTCCGCTCCGCGAACGTCCGGCGCTGCTCGGCGAGGCGGTCGCGCTGCTCCAGGAGGACGGCGACTGGTACGAGCTGGCGCGGGCGCTGACCGATCTCGGGCAGGCGCACAAGCAGCTCGGCGACCCGTCCCAGGGCAAGGTGCACACCCGGAGGGCGTGGCGGATCGCCGAGGGCTGCGGCGCCCGGGAGCTGTACCGCTCCCTGCAGCCGAGCCAGCCCGCGCCGCCCGCTTCGCAGCCGCGCCCCGCCGCTCCGGCCGATGTCGTCCGCCCCCAGTCCGCGGCGGTGTCGTCGCTGACGGACGCGGAGCGCAGGGTGGCGGCGCTGGCGGCCCACGGTTACACCAATCGGGAGATCGGGGCCAAGCTCTTCATCACCGTCAGCACGGTCGAGCAGCATCTGACCCGGGTCTACCGGAAGATCAACATCACGCACCGTCAGGACCTACCGGTCAGTTTGGACATCGATGTCGCACACACCGCCTGACCCCCTCACCACGACCGCCCCCGCCCCGCAGCCCGGGCCCCGGCTGCTCGCCGTGAGCGATCTGCACATCGGAATGGCCGACAACCGGCCCATCACCGAGTCGCTGCGCCCCTCCCACCCGGACGACTGGCTGATCGTGGCCGGCGACGTCGGCGAGATGACCGAGGACATCGAGTGGGCGCTGCGCCTGCTGGCCGGGCGCTTCGCCAAGGTCGTATGGACACCGGGCAACCACGAGCTGTGGACCCCGCGCGAGGACAAGGTCCAGCTGCGCGGCGAGGAGCGCTACCGGCACCTCGTGGAGATGTGCCGGGGACTGGGCGTGGTCACTCCCGAGGACCCGTGGCCGGTGTGGGAGGGCCCCGGGGGCCCGGTCGCGGTCGCTCCGCTGTTCCTGCTGTACGACTACACCTTCCGGGTGGCGGGCACCGCCACGAAGGAGGAGTCGCTGGCCCGGGCGCACGAGGCGGGCGTGGTGTGCACGGACGAGTACCTGCTGCACCCCGACCCGTACCCCGGCCGGGACGACTGGTGCCGGGCCCGCGTCGCCGCGACCCGGCGGCGGCTGACGGCGCACGATCCGGCGGTGCCGCTCGTCCTGGTCAACCACTTCCCGCTGGTGCGCGAGCCCACGGACGTGCTGTGGCACCCGGAGTTCGCGCAGTGGTGCGGCACGGTGCTGACCGCCGACTGGCACCGCAGGTTCACCACGGCCGCCGTGGTGTACGGACATCTGCACATTCCCCGGACCACCTGGTACGACGGGGTGCGCTTCGAAGAGGTGTCGATCGGCTATCCGCGCGAGTGGCGCCGCCGCGGCCATCCCAAGGGCCTGCTGCGGCAGATCCTGCCGTACACCCCGCAGCCCGGCACCGGCACCGGCACCGGCACCGGCACCGGCACGGGGAACGCCCCGCAGGAGGCGCGGGCATGATCGAGGACCTGCTCCCCGGCGGGGCGGTCGCGAGCGACGTCTTCGGCCCGGACGGCTCGGCGACGCTCCACCCGGAGGAGGCGGCGCTCGTCGCCCGCACGACGGAGCTGCGCCGCGAGGAGTTCACCACCGTACGGGCCTGCGCCCGGCGCGCCCTCGCGGCACTGGGGCTGCCCCCGGCCCCCGTACTGCCCGGGGTGCGCAACGCGCCCCGGTGGCCCGAGGGCGTGGTCGGCAGCATGACCCACTGCGCCGGCTACCGGGCCGCCGCCCTGGCCCGGGACACCGACCTCGCGATGATCGGCATCGACGCCGAACCCGATCTGCCCCTGCCCGGCGGGGTCCTGGAGTCGATCGCGCTCCCGCGCGAGCTGGCCTGGGCCCGTTCAGGAGGCTTCGGGGCGCGCCTGTGCCGGGACCGTCTGCTCTTCAGCGCCAAGGAAGCGGTCTACAAGACCTGGTATCCGCTGCTGGGCACCGAGCTGGACTTCGACGACGCCGACATCTCCTTCCGGCACGAGGAGGGCCCGGCCGGCCGGCCGCAGGGCACGTTCACGGCCCGTATTCTGCGTCCGCGGCCCGGTCCCGACGGCCGGCCGGTGCATACGTTCACGGGCCGCTGGCTCTCGGACCGCGGCATCATCGTGACGGCCATCACCGTGCCCGCCTCTCGCGCGGCGACCACGGTGTCATGCCGTCCGGGCCCGGACCGCCACAAGGGTGGATAGGGGTTGTCGCGTCAACTGCCGGTCAATAGCGTGGGATGACCGGCACGACTGCGCACGGCCGCTTCGATGTCCCGCCTTACGGGCCCGGCTCGACGCCGCGATTTCCGGCTCAGCCCGGACATGTCTCCGGTTCCCCTGGAAGCGATGTCGAATCGGCCCGAGAGGTTTTCCAGATGACGTCAGTCAGCCCGGCTCCGACCACCATGCTGGTGCCCGACTTCCCGTTCTCCTACGACGGCTGGCTGCGCCACCCGGACGGGCTCGGCTCCCTTCCGCCCGAACGCGCCGGCACGCCGGTGGCGGTGGTCGGCGGGGGCATGGCGGGGATGACCGCCGCGTACGAACTGATGCGGCTGGGCCTGCGCCCGGTCGTGTACGAGGCAGAGCAGCTGGGTGGCCGGATGCGCTCGGTGCCCTTCCCCGGGCAGCCCGACCGCGTGGCGGAGATGGGGGCGATGCGCTTCCCGCTCTCCGCGCGCTCGCTGTTCCACTACATCGACCTGCTGGGGCTGCGGACCAGCCCCTTCCCCAACCCGCTGGCGGCGAACACCCCGAGCACTCTCATCGACCTCGGCGGCGTACGGCACACCGCGCAGGGTGTGGAGCAACTGCCCGACGTGTACCAGGAGGTGGCCGCGGCCTGGGAGAAGGCCCTGCAGGAGAGAGCCGAGCTGGCCACCATGCGGGACGCCGTCCGGCGCCGCGACGTCGAGACTCTGAAGCAGATATGGAACCGGCTGGTCAGGGAGTTCGACGACCAGTCGTTCTACGGGTTCCTCGCGACCAGTTCGGCGTTCCAGTCGTTCCGCCACCGGGAGATCTTCGGGCAGGTGGGGTTCGGCACCGGCGGCTGGGACACCGACTTCCCCAACTCGCTCCTGGAGATCCTGCGCGTCGTCTACACCGAGGCGGACGACAACCAGGTCGCCATCGACGGCGGCTCCCAGCAGGTGCCGCGCGGGCTGTGGGAGCACCGGCCGCGGGACTGCGCGCACTGGCCGGCCGGTACCTCGCTGGCCTCCCTGCACGGCGGGACGGCCCGGTCGCGGGTGCGGGCCGTCGCCAGGGACGGCGACGGCTTCCTCGTCACCGACGCCGACGGGCACCGGGAGCGGTTCGCGGCGGTGGTGTACACGCCGCACGTGTGGACTCTGCTCAACCGGGTCACGTGCGAACCGGCGCTGCTGACGGCGCCGCTGTGGACCGCTGTGGAGCGCACCCACTACATGGGTGCCTCCAAACTGTTCGTCCTGACCGACCGGCCCTTCTGGAACGACACGGACCCGCGGACCGGCCTTCCGGTCATGAGTATGACGCTCACGGACCGGATGCCGCGCGGGGTCTACCTCTTCGACGACGGGCCGGACCGCCCCGGCGTGATGTGCCTGTCGTACACCTGGAACGACGACTCGCTGAAGATGGCGACGCTGAGCGCGGCCGAGCGGCTGGACGTGCTGCTGGAGAAGCTCGGCGTGATCTATCCCGGCGTCGACATCCGCTCCCACGTCATCGGTGACCCCCTCGGCATCACATGGGAGAGCGAGCCGCACTTCATGGGCGCGTTCAAGTCCAATCTGCCGGGCCAGTACCGCTACCAGCGCAGGCTGTTCACGCAGTTCATGCAGCGGGGGCTGCCGCAAGGCCAGCGCGGCTTCTTCCTCTGCGGCGACGACGTGTCGTGGACGGCGGGCTTCGCGGAGGGCGCGGTCACCACGGCGCTGAACGCGGTGTGGGGCGTACTGGACCACCTGGGCGGGGCCACCCCTCCCGGCAACCCGGGCCCCGGCGACCTGTTCGACGCGCTGGCTCCCGTCGACCTCCCCTACGACGGCTGAGGCGCGCGACCCCCGCACGCCGATGGCGCCCCCACGCTCGGGTGGAGGCGCCATCGGCGTGTACCGGCCGGTGTCTACTCGGTGGCCATCCGCGTCAGCTGCTTCTTGTCCGGCTTGCCGTTGCGGTTGAGCGGGAACTGCTCCAGGACGACGACCTTGTTGGGCTGCTCGAAGGCGGGCAGCAGCGCACACAGCCGCTCCCGCCAGTAGGCGGCGTCCCGCTGTTCGTCGTCCTCGACGAAGAAGACCAGCTGGGAGCCGCGCAGTTCGTCCGGCAGGGGCACGATCCGGGTCGGGCAGCCCTCGGCGGCGACCTTGCGCTCGATGAGCTCGGGATAGAGGGTGTAGCCCATGCGGTGCACGGCGAACTTGCGTCCCAGGACGTAGAGGTTGCCGTCCGCGTCGAGGTGGCCGAGGTCGCCCGTTCGCTGCCAGCCAGTGGCGGCGGGCACGATCGAACCGTCGTCGGCTATCTGCCCTTCGAGTGCGTCGGGCGTGTCGACCTCGATCTCGCCCGGCTGCCCGGCCGCCAGTTCCCGGCCGTCCTCGTCGACGATCCGGAGCGCGATGCCCTCCATGGCGCGGCCGCAGGAGACCGGGTTGTCGAGGGTGGCGAAGGCGATGTTGTTCAGCTCCGTCGAGCCGTAGCTGTCGAGCAGCGGCAGCCCGAACTCCTGTACGTAGCTCTCCACCAGCGGCGCGTCGAGCGGGGCCGCGCCGACGCAGAACATCCGGGTGCCCGCCAGGTGCGCGCGCAGTGCCGGCTTCCTCGTCACCAGGCTGAGGATGCTCCGGTAGCTGGAGGGGGTCGCGTCGATGACCGTGGTGCCGGAGTCGCGGGCCATGCGCAGCGCGCGGTCCAGCCGCCGGTAGGGGGCGATCACCAGGGAGCAGCGGGTGAGCCAGGCGATGAGCACCATCGACAGGCCGTACTGGTGGGCGAACGGCAGGAGCGGCATCAGCACGTCGTCGGGCCGGTGGCCGACCTGATGGGCGTTGCGCCGCAGATTGGTCAGGAACTTCCCGCCGGACTTCACCACGCCCTTGGGCGATCCGGTGGAGCCCGAGGTCCACATGATGAGGCCGTCGGACAGCTCGCCCCAGGCGTCGAACGACAGGGCGCGGTCGACGGGCGGCCGGTTCGCGGTGGCGACCATGAGCTCGTACAGGTGGATGGGGTCGGCTTCCTGGTCGATCGGGGTCTCGTCGTCGACGAAGGTGACCTTGACGCCGGTACGCAGCGCGATACGGCGGGTCTCCTCCATGTGCTCCTGCTGGTCGACGAGGACGATCGAGGCGCCGACGTGCATCAGCGCGTACAGCACACAGACGTAGCTCGCCGAGTTGCCGGCCTTCAGCATGACCCGGTCGCCGAGGCCGACTCCGCGTTCGCGGATCACATCGGCGACGCGGAGGGCGTCCTGCTCGAACTCTTCGACGGGCCGTACCGAGTCGGCTGCAAAGATCTTCGCGGTCATCGGTCGCACACTGTCCTTCCTCTGGGCCGAACGTGACCGGAGCCGGCGTGCGGTGCGCCGTGCCGACGGCGTGACCGGGCGCGTTCAGGGGTGGGTCGCGGGATTCGCGAGCTTCACAAGAGATGGGGGAGATCGATCGGTCCCGCCCGTGGACGCGGGTCTCCACACGGCACGCTAGGCAGCGGGGGGCGGCGCGGGTACCCCTGTCCCGCCCCTACCGCCCCTGCTTCGGCGCGGCGCAGCGGAGCCCCGGCCGCGGTCAGTCGGGCTCCGGTCCGCGGAGCGAGATCAGCTGGTCGTGCACGAGGTTGACGACTTCGCGGCGGTGCGATTCGAGGTATCCGCGCGTGCGGGGAAAGACCTCCAGGTCGAACCGCCCCGCCGTGCAGCGCCGCCAGGCCCGTACCCCGGCCAGGGGCGCGCGGGGGTCGTGGTGCCCGGCCAGGGCGACGACCCGGCAGCTGAGCGCGGGCGGGCCGATGCTGCCGCCGTGGCCCGGTCCCGTACGTCCGGAGACGAACAGGGTCAGGGGGGCCGCGTCGGTCTCCCGTTCCAGCCGCTGGGCGACGGCGTAGGCGAGTTCGGCGCCGAGACGGTGCCCGAAGAGGGCGAGCGGACGGTCGGCCCAGCCCCGGACGGACTCGAAGATCTTGTCGGCGAGCGCC is a window encoding:
- a CDS encoding class I adenylate-forming enzyme family protein, with the translated sequence MTPQEHWWSASQSYVSDILAVFEAAPDRPAVNWRGETLSRGELVRSVTEAFHALHDNGVRAGDVVAVLVAPNSPEMLTARYAAHLLGGAVCYLRSTNPGTSEVALPLDQQIQILRDTQAVTVYTDAENAPRAAELAAGTGGLPVTRLPGAADTGKTERTDDAPRAVPLDPDALALITFTSGSTGRPKGIRMAGRAWNGLVRGQVAAGGEAGGVKLLVTTPLSHTVGSMADTALALGGEVHLHENFDAEQFVNTVADEGIAWTFMATVHLFQLLDHLEERGLRDVEEGRLAPLQRLIYSGSAAAPARIAQAVKAFGLIMVQAYGTGETGRLTTLFPHEHLDPWLSTTVGRPFPDVEVVVGDQETGAPLGTGEVGEVRVRTPHMMDGYTGDPAATAKVLRDGWYHTGDIGYTDEHGYLHLLGRVADVVKVNGVKVHPTVVEREILSLAGVRHAAVYGVRDQDGVEHLYATIVGDPAVPLETDAIRAHLAQSLSGLHVPERISVVDALPLNGNGKPDKVRLQLLDA
- the speB gene encoding agmatinase, with the translated sequence MTAHPNGVNPPLPPTETDRTLHFAGPATFGRVPRLDQVEKADIAVVGVPFDSGVTYRPGARFGGNAIREASRTLRPYNPAQNVYPFHYSQVADAGDISANPFDLNDAVETIEAAADDLLSSGARLMTLGGDHTIALPMLRAVAKKHGPVAVLHFDAHLDTWDDYFGQQYTHGMPFRRAVEEGILDTSALSHVGTRGPIYGKKDLDEDEKLGFGIVTSADVMRRGVDEVAQQLRERVGDRPLYISIDIDVLDPAHAPGTGTPEAGGLTSRELLEILRGLADCHLVSADIVEVAPAYDHADITSVAASHAAYELITIMSKQIAPVRWGVAQ
- a CDS encoding acyl-CoA carboxylase subunit beta, whose product is MTTTVIGKVAELYAVREQAVRGPSDRATEAQHAKGKLTARERIALLLDEGSFREVEQLRRHRATGFGLENKKPYTDGVITGWGTVEGRTVFVYAHDFRIFGGALGEAHATKIHKIMDMAIAAGAPLVSLNDGAGARIQEGVSALAGYGGIFQRNTKASGVIPQISVMLGPCAGGAAYSPALTDFVFMVRETSQMFITGPDVVKAVTGEEITQNGLGGADVHAGTSGVAHFAYDDEETCIAEVRYLLAMLPSNNRENPPSVRAEDPADRRSDALLDLVPVDGNRPYDMLKVIEEIVDDGDHLEIHENWARNILCVLARLDGQVVGIVANQPQNLAGVLDIGASEKAARFVQMCDAFNIPIITLLDVPGFLPGVDQEHGGIIRHGAKLLYAYCNATVPRISLILRKAYGGAYIVMDSQSIGADLTYAWPTNEIAVMGAEGAANVIFRKQIADAEDPEAMREHMVKEYKAELMHPYYAAERGLVDDVIDPAETRQVLIASLAMLRTKHADLPPRKHGNPPQ